CGGTAAAAATGTTTCAGGAAAATCAATTTCGCATTAAAATTAGCCATTCTCTCGTCCATTACTGGAATATTGATTTGCAAATGCCCCATTTGCTGCAGATCGGCAAGCACACCTTTCAGATAACCATTGAAGGAGCAAACATTACGAAAGATGAGCTTGGTTTCAGTGAGCCGCTTCTTCAGGAATGCTGCTTGCCAATTGAAGATCTCCATTTTGTTGCCAGTTATTCCAGAAAGGACCTTACTATTACTGCCGGACCGATTATAGGGCTGATGACAGATTTCAATGATAATGGCGAAGAGCCTGATTTCCGCTCTATTCATTCTTTTTGCGAAGAATTGCATGAAGTTGTTTCAAATATGGGAGGATTTTTTTATGTGTTTCACTTTCGGGACTTCATTGCAGGCAGTCTGCATGGATACTGCCTGCAGGATAGAAAATGGATAAAAAGTCCGGTTCCTTTGCCGAGTGTAATCTATAACCGGATTCACTCCCGAATACTTGAAGCAAGTACCTCTTTTCAATCATTTAAAAACAGCCTTATAAAATTTAATATCCCAGTGTTTAATGACCGTTTTCTATCAAAACAGGAAGTTCATGACCTGCTCTTTTCTGAGGATCATATGCAGCCTTATCTGCCTGATACGGCCATTGCAAATGAACAAACCATCAAAGATATGCTGGCCAGACACAGATTATTATTCCTAAAGCCCGTCCACGGCAGCCAGGGCCGGAATATTATCAGGCTAAGTTTAAACGGCGAAGAAATCATGACAGAACTATCGACCGGAAACGGCAGGGAGAATACAATCACTTTCAAAAATTATACCCGTTTTGTACAGTGGTTCCAGCAATACCAAAGAAAATCAATTTTTCTGGCTCAGCAGGCCATCCCTCTGCAAACCTTTAAAAACAGGCAGCTTGATTTCCGGGTGCTCTGCCACAAAAATTTTCAGGATATCTGGAAAGCCACTTCTGCAGTGGCAAGGATTTCTGCTGAGCAGCAATTTGTTTCAAACATTGCCAGAGGCGGTGAAATCATGAAGCCTCTCAGAATTTTCTCGTTGCTGTCTGATCAGAAAACAGCGGTTCAGCAGCTGGCCTTATTGAAAGAGCTTGCTGTTGAAACAGCAACAATCATCAGCCAGAAATGCGAAGGGCTTGTCGGAGAACTCGGAATTGATATTGGTTTAGATACAAATGGAAAGCTATGGATCATCGAAGTGAATTCTAAGCCCTCTAAAAATTTCGAAGACAAAGAAAAAAGAGTAAGGCCATCAGCCAAGGCGCTGATCGAATATGCAACGGCTTTATCATTTATCCAAAAAGGAGGATTACAGCATGCTTTCATTCGGAATCATGACATTGAACAAACGGAGTGAACAGCCATATTTTATGGAATTGGCCAGAAGAGCTAATGAATATAACATTAACTGCTTCCGGTTTGTGCCTTCAGATATCAATCCTATTACAGAAAGAATTACAGGTGATTTCTATAACCCTGCTTCAGACGGATGGGAGCCAGCAGAATTTACAGCGCCAGAAATCCTTTATGATCGCTGTTTTTACGGAAATGATTCCCACTCGAAACAATGCATGTCCATCGTGAATTGGCTCAAGGCAAGAAGTGACATCCAATTTCTTGGCTACGGCTTGCCTAATAAGCTTGAATTATATGAAATCCTCTCCTGCACAAACATTTCACCCTATTTGCTGAAAACAGCACCCTATACTGATGCTGACAGGTTCTTAGACAGCCTCCTGCCTGATCATCCCCTCATCTTAAAACCCGCTAGCGGTTCACAGGGGCACGGAATCTATTATATTGAGAAAACAGGCAAAAACATTCTTGTTAAAACAGATAAAAAGAATGCTCAGGTTTCCCGCAGCTTTGAAAGCGCTGAAAAAGCAGCGGGCTGGCTTAATAACCTGACCGCAAAACGGCAGTACCTCTTCCAGCCATATGTGAATCTATCGAACAAGGAAGAACAGCCCTTTGATATAAGGATTTTGCTTCAAAAGGACATGAATGGCACCTGGAAGGAGCTGGGCCGGGGCATCCGGGCAGGCAGAAATGGCGGCATCGTTTCCAATTTAAGCACTGGCGGCAGCAATATTTCTTTTGAGGACTGGATTATTGAATACCCATCTTCATTGAGGAGTTTTCTTTGCGATGAGCTTTATGACATTATCGATACTCTTCCCGCTGCGCTTGAACGAAAGCTTCCTCCGCTATTTGAAATAGGAATTGATATTGGAGTGGAAAACAACGGCTCCATTTGGATTCTGGATATTAACTCAAAACCAGGCAGAAAAACCATCCTGAACAGCCAGCCTGAAAAGAAGGAAGAATTATATACTGCTCCCCTTCACTATGCCAAATTCCTGGCAGCCAATAAGGAATTAGAAAGGAGTACGAATCATGAGAAAACAATATCAAATTGAA
This window of the Cytobacillus pseudoceanisediminis genome carries:
- a CDS encoding YheC/YheD family endospore coat-associated protein; this encodes MSVSLLPITIVPVKMFQENQFRIKISHSLVHYWNIDLQMPHLLQIGKHTFQITIEGANITKDELGFSEPLLQECCLPIEDLHFVASYSRKDLTITAGPIIGLMTDFNDNGEEPDFRSIHSFCEELHEVVSNMGGFFYVFHFRDFIAGSLHGYCLQDRKWIKSPVPLPSVIYNRIHSRILEASTSFQSFKNSLIKFNIPVFNDRFLSKQEVHDLLFSEDHMQPYLPDTAIANEQTIKDMLARHRLLFLKPVHGSQGRNIIRLSLNGEEIMTELSTGNGRENTITFKNYTRFVQWFQQYQRKSIFLAQQAIPLQTFKNRQLDFRVLCHKNFQDIWKATSAVARISAEQQFVSNIARGGEIMKPLRIFSLLSDQKTAVQQLALLKELAVETATIISQKCEGLVGELGIDIGLDTNGKLWIIEVNSKPSKNFEDKEKRVRPSAKALIEYATALSFIQKGGLQHAFIRNHDIEQTE
- a CDS encoding YheC/YheD family endospore coat-associated protein, which codes for MLSFGIMTLNKRSEQPYFMELARRANEYNINCFRFVPSDINPITERITGDFYNPASDGWEPAEFTAPEILYDRCFYGNDSHSKQCMSIVNWLKARSDIQFLGYGLPNKLELYEILSCTNISPYLLKTAPYTDADRFLDSLLPDHPLILKPASGSQGHGIYYIEKTGKNILVKTDKKNAQVSRSFESAEKAAGWLNNLTAKRQYLFQPYVNLSNKEEQPFDIRILLQKDMNGTWKELGRGIRAGRNGGIVSNLSTGGSNISFEDWIIEYPSSLRSFLCDELYDIIDTLPAALERKLPPLFEIGIDIGVENNGSIWILDINSKPGRKTILNSQPEKKEELYTAPLHYAKFLAANKELERSTNHEKTISN